From a region of the Pseudanabaena sp. ABRG5-3 genome:
- a CDS encoding glycogen/starch/alpha-glucan phosphorylase, translating into MQTNVANQTSNITVEDDRTGLSIETLKRAFADNLFYIQGKLALLANFTDYYMALSYTTRDRLLQRWLQTLKVYHEQDIKTVYYLSAEFLMGRHLGNSLINLDLYESIEQAVRESGLDLTEVLEQEPDPGLGNGGLGRLAACFLDSLATLEVPAMGYGIRYEFGIFNQSIQHGWQVEIPDKWLRCGNPWEVVRYESTVQVKFGGHTEIYNDDRGRPHTRWIPSFTVEGIPHDTPVPGYQTNTVNTLRLWKAEAGEDFNFQAFNSGDYDGAVATKIKSETISKVLYPNDNTPQGRQLRLEQQFFFVSCSLQDIIRRHLKKYNRLDNLPEHAAIQLNDTHPAISIAEMMRLLVDEHELFWDEAWRITQSTFAYTNHTLMPEALEKWGVPLFESLLPRHLEIIYEINHRFLQDVQTWYPDDEELLSRLSIIEESGGKQVRMANLATVGSHAVNGVAALHTELLKQDVLRDFYKLWPEKFNNKTNGVTPRRWVLLANPALSGLITEKIGDTWLKHLDELRKLEAFVDDKDFRDRWRQIKQANKQKLADYIMAHNCVEVDVNSIFDIQVKRIHEYKRQHLDLLHIIALYLRIKQNPSIQMTPRTFIFGGKAAPGYFMAKLIIKAINAVADVVNRDPDVHGRLKVVFLANFSASLGQLIYPAADLSEQISTAGKEASGTGNMKFTMNGALTIGTLDGANIEIREEVGEENFFLFGLTAAEVEQMKSEGYNPYSFYEKNEELRHVLDRLSMGYFSPGEKDLFKPLVDALLHRDDYMLLADYQAYADCQAKVSEAYKDVELWTTMSILNVARSGKFSSDRTIKEYCDDIWKVKPVKVELEPYDPAKATLKVGG; encoded by the coding sequence ATGCAAACAAATGTTGCTAATCAAACCAGCAATATTACGGTAGAAGACGATCGCACAGGTTTAAGTATTGAAACCCTCAAGCGAGCATTTGCCGATAACCTTTTCTACATACAAGGCAAACTGGCACTTCTGGCAAACTTCACCGACTACTACATGGCGTTGTCGTACACCACACGCGATCGCCTGTTGCAACGTTGGCTTCAAACCCTCAAGGTCTACCATGAGCAAGACATCAAGACTGTTTATTACCTGTCTGCCGAATTTTTGATGGGGCGACATCTTGGTAATAGCTTGATTAACCTTGACCTCTACGAATCGATCGAGCAAGCTGTACGAGAGTCGGGACTAGACCTTACCGAAGTATTAGAGCAGGAACCTGATCCCGGTTTAGGTAACGGTGGTTTGGGGCGTTTAGCTGCTTGTTTCCTCGATTCCCTAGCTACCTTAGAAGTCCCTGCCATGGGCTATGGCATCCGCTATGAATTTGGTATTTTCAACCAATCAATTCAGCATGGCTGGCAGGTGGAGATCCCCGACAAGTGGCTACGTTGTGGCAATCCTTGGGAAGTCGTCCGCTATGAGTCCACCGTCCAAGTAAAATTTGGTGGACATACGGAAATCTACAATGATGATCGCGGTCGTCCCCATACCCGTTGGATTCCTAGCTTCACCGTTGAAGGCATCCCCCATGACACCCCAGTTCCCGGTTATCAAACCAACACCGTAAATACTTTGCGTCTATGGAAAGCGGAAGCAGGTGAAGACTTTAACTTCCAAGCCTTTAACTCTGGCGACTATGACGGCGCGGTAGCCACCAAGATCAAATCAGAAACCATTTCCAAGGTTCTCTATCCCAATGACAACACCCCTCAAGGTCGTCAGTTGCGTCTAGAGCAGCAATTTTTCTTTGTATCCTGCTCACTGCAAGATATCATTCGTCGTCATCTTAAAAAATACAATCGTCTCGACAACTTACCTGAACATGCCGCGATCCAGCTAAATGATACGCACCCCGCAATCAGTATTGCAGAAATGATGCGTCTGTTAGTCGATGAGCATGAACTCTTCTGGGATGAAGCATGGCGGATCACCCAAAGTACCTTTGCTTACACAAATCACACGCTCATGCCTGAGGCATTAGAGAAATGGGGTGTACCTCTATTTGAGAGTCTATTGCCTCGGCATTTGGAAATCATTTATGAGATCAATCATCGCTTCTTGCAGGATGTGCAGACTTGGTATCCCGATGATGAAGAATTATTGTCTCGCCTCTCGATCATTGAAGAAAGTGGTGGCAAACAGGTACGCATGGCAAACCTTGCCACCGTTGGCAGTCACGCAGTTAATGGTGTTGCGGCATTGCATACTGAGCTACTCAAGCAAGATGTTTTGAGGGACTTCTACAAACTTTGGCCAGAGAAGTTTAACAACAAAACTAATGGGGTCACACCTCGCCGTTGGGTACTGCTTGCTAACCCAGCCTTGTCAGGATTGATTACCGAAAAAATCGGTGATACTTGGCTCAAGCATCTTGATGAACTGCGTAAACTCGAAGCTTTTGTGGATGATAAAGATTTTCGCGATCGCTGGAGACAGATTAAACAAGCTAATAAGCAAAAACTGGCTGATTACATCATGGCTCACAATTGCGTGGAAGTGGATGTCAACTCCATCTTTGATATTCAAGTCAAGCGGATTCATGAATACAAGCGTCAACATCTTGATCTGCTGCATATCATTGCCCTGTACCTTCGCATCAAGCAAAATCCTAGTATCCAAATGACTCCTCGCACCTTCATCTTTGGTGGCAAGGCAGCCCCTGGATATTTCATGGCGAAGTTGATTATCAAAGCAATCAATGCCGTAGCCGATGTCGTCAATCGCGATCCTGATGTCCATGGCAGACTGAAAGTTGTCTTTTTAGCTAACTTCAGCGCTTCGTTAGGACAGTTGATCTATCCTGCGGCGGATCTATCAGAGCAAATCTCTACCGCAGGTAAAGAAGCTTCTGGTACAGGCAATATGAAATTCACGATGAATGGAGCCTTAACCATTGGCACATTGGATGGAGCCAATATCGAAATTCGCGAGGAAGTCGGTGAAGAGAACTTCTTCCTGTTTGGTCTCACGGCTGCGGAAGTAGAACAGATGAAGTCTGAAGGCTATAACCCCTATTCCTTCTACGAGAAAAATGAAGAACTGCGTCATGTTCTCGATCGCCTGAGCATGGGATATTTCTCCCCTGGAGAAAAGGACTTGTTTAAGCCTTTGGTCGATGCACTCCTCCATCGTGATGACTATATGCTGTTGGCAGATTACCAAGCCTATGCTGACTGTCAGGCAAAGGTAAGTGAAGCCTATAAGGATGTCGAGCTTTGGACAACTATGAGTATTCTCAATGTTGCGCGTTCTGGCAAGTTCTCTTCCGATCGCACAATTAAAGAATATTGCGATGACATCTGGAAAGTTAAACCCGTTAAGGTAGAACTAGAACCCTATGACCCAGCCAAAGCTACCCTGAAGGTTGGTGGTTAA
- a CDS encoding SpoIIE family protein phosphatase, with protein sequence MKNLANIATHVFMKPNKIINVINTSWWIDNAIVALLYFVFGALVLKLPQSPLGSPFWPSAGIAVGALLARGRSRWFGIFLGAALNSLLNSKVPFIFAIMAGLAPAIGALVSTTLVLHFNKTNYFLGYVNHFVVFALSVTFSGTILQALLGSSIVLWAGLLPLDIYWSVTLGWWVGDVVGILVFAPLILAWWNKETKIKLNKIKQKLDILDNQFDFKELFFAVTLLIVISYLALIKSQPIEYLLLPSLLWSAFRFGSKITTLLVTTTAMVASISTAYRIGVFYKVSQESSSLLLLQLFMGVISITAIVVLALVAENNRAAAKLQEQVFLKDQAYTQLDQVNKNLEDIIAERTSELVEANREISFLNQQLTTENIRMSSELAVTRRLQEMILPKVKELNSIAELDIVGFMEPADEVGGDYYDVLQQNGRIKIGIGDVTGHGLESGVIMIMVQTAIRALLINGETDPVRFLSTVNHTIYENIQRMNSDKNLSLILMDYHENVLRLSGQHESVIVSRANGDVEIIDTDSLGFPIGLTDEISEFIFEININLELDDVVVLYTDGITEAENVNKQFYGLPRLIEVIKQNYQDSVDQIREMIIADVREFIDSSKVYDDITLVVMKRKI encoded by the coding sequence TTGAAAAACCTTGCCAACATCGCCACTCACGTATTTATGAAGCCCAACAAAATAATCAATGTAATCAATACCTCTTGGTGGATTGATAATGCCATTGTTGCTTTGCTTTACTTTGTTTTTGGTGCATTGGTTCTGAAACTGCCCCAATCCCCTCTTGGTTCACCATTTTGGCCATCTGCGGGGATCGCTGTGGGGGCTTTACTTGCAAGAGGGCGATCGCGATGGTTTGGCATATTTTTGGGAGCAGCTTTAAACAGTCTTTTGAATTCTAAAGTGCCTTTCATTTTCGCAATCATGGCAGGGCTTGCACCTGCGATCGGCGCTTTAGTATCGACTACTTTGGTATTGCATTTTAACAAGACCAATTATTTCTTAGGCTACGTTAATCATTTTGTAGTATTTGCGCTGTCAGTCACCTTTAGCGGCACGATTTTGCAAGCATTATTGGGGTCTTCAATCGTACTTTGGGCGGGATTACTCCCTTTAGATATCTACTGGAGTGTTACCTTAGGATGGTGGGTTGGCGATGTGGTAGGTATTTTAGTATTTGCCCCTTTGATCTTGGCATGGTGGAATAAGGAAACAAAAATAAAACTGAATAAGATCAAGCAAAAACTTGACATTCTTGATAACCAATTTGATTTCAAAGAACTATTTTTCGCGGTAACGCTCTTAATTGTTATTTCTTATTTAGCACTTATAAAAAGTCAACCAATTGAGTATTTACTACTGCCATCTTTGCTATGGTCTGCCTTCCGATTTGGTTCCAAAATCACAACCTTGCTCGTAACAACTACGGCAATGGTAGCTTCCATTAGTACAGCCTATAGAATTGGGGTTTTCTACAAAGTATCTCAAGAGAGTAGTTCCCTCTTACTGCTACAACTATTTATGGGAGTGATCTCCATAACTGCGATCGTGGTCTTAGCCTTGGTTGCCGAAAATAATCGAGCCGCCGCAAAACTTCAAGAGCAGGTATTTCTCAAAGATCAAGCATATACTCAGCTAGACCAAGTTAACAAAAATCTCGAAGATATCATTGCAGAACGAACTAGTGAATTGGTGGAAGCAAATAGAGAAATCAGCTTCCTTAATCAGCAATTAACCACTGAAAATATCCGCATGAGTTCAGAGCTAGCCGTTACTCGACGCTTGCAGGAAATGATCTTACCAAAGGTCAAAGAGTTAAACAGTATTGCAGAACTAGATATTGTGGGATTTATGGAACCTGCCGATGAGGTGGGTGGCGATTATTATGATGTTCTACAACAAAATGGAAGGATTAAAATTGGTATTGGTGATGTGACGGGACATGGATTAGAAAGTGGCGTAATCATGATTATGGTGCAAACAGCTATCCGCGCTTTATTAATTAATGGCGAGACCGATCCTGTGAGATTTTTATCAACAGTCAATCATACGATCTATGAAAATATTCAGCGCATGAATTCCGATAAGAATTTAAGTCTCATTCTCATGGATTATCACGAAAATGTACTGCGTCTAAGTGGACAGCATGAGAGTGTGATTGTCTCTAGAGCTAATGGGGATGTTGAAATTATTGATACAGACTCGTTAGGTTTTCCGATTGGTTTAACGGATGAAATTAGTGAGTTCATCTTTGAAATAAATATCAATTTAGAACTGGATGATGTAGTGGTACTCTATACAGATGGTATTACTGAAGCGGAGAATGTAAACAAGCAGTTCTATGGGCTTCCACGGTTAATCGAAGTAATTAAACAAAACTATCAAGATTCTGTTGATCAAATCAGAGAAATGATCATTGCTGATGTCCGTGAGTTTATTGATTCTAGCAAAGTTTATGATGACATCAC